In Corvus cornix cornix isolate S_Up_H32 chromosome 9, ASM73873v5, whole genome shotgun sequence, the genomic stretch CAGTGTGTGCGCCAACACTGGCTCTCCTTGTGCCACATAGCTGTCTGGTTCCTTCCTTGGCAGGGAATCATTACCTCCATGTTACCTCTAATTTCCCCACTCTTTAGGGCATGGCTGGTTTGGCGCCTATATTCAAATTGGACAGCCTAGAAAACAATTTCACAAACAATGCCATAATCAGCATTAATCTTCTTCCTTGCCCAGGCTATTTTTTCCATAGTAGGAACTGACTCTGAGCCAGGGAGGCTCTGCTAAGACCACTAGGGTTTCTGCTTCAAACTTTTCAGGAGGTAAAAGAAGCATCTCTTTCCTAGGGTGGATGAAGTTTACGTAGCTTCTACCTCTGGTCATAAACTTTCAGCTAGTCAGGCTGCTGTGTCCTCACAGTGTTGGCTCATGGGCTCTGAAAGGAGCTGATACATCATCTTACACTTAATATCTGAGTGAGTATGACAAGATTTactaaaataagcattttagaGGGCAAAGATGCAGCTTTCTCTGGTGTCAGGGGTGCAATTTATTGCCATCtgtttgtttgaaaatttttttgCCTAATGTATTTTCTCTAGTTGTTCCCTTATTATTCAGAAGGAAATACTTGGGTACACATCTCTCCCATCAGTTCACATTTATCCTGaactgagaaaagaaattactctCAAAATGTTCTGTTGAAATCCTTTTATTCagatatgttttccttttgtatttgcTAGCACCATTAGATACCAAGGCCAAGGAGTGACAGAGTGTAGGGCACTTGCATGTAAGTAAACTCTAGGCTAACTGCAAACTTGTAGTGTGCTTCGAAGCTTTTGTGATTAAGTCATCAGGCATAGAATTGCCTTTTCTTAATGAAAGAATAATCCATCTCATGAAAGACAGCAATGCAGATTTACTGTGCCTATTTGGGAAACTGCTGAACTCTTAGTACTCATCAAAAAGTGTGATTTTGACTATTCTTTGTGCACATGCCAGCTGTGGAAGTTTCACAGGACTCACACAGAGGGCATACAGGACGGCataatttttatgctttaaCTTCAACTTTTTATCACCATCTACAGTCTAAAGAGGGGGCCAAGCCCAAGTATGATGAAGAGAATTTGGTGTATGTCATAAATGATCTTTTCCTTGGTGGATCAGAGACCTCAAGCACTACACTGTACTGGGGACTGCTCTATATGGTGGTGAACCCAGACATCCAAGGTGAGAGTAGTGGGGTTttcctgtatatttttattatcctATACTAAACTCAGgcataaaataatattaaatcaCAGGGTATAAACCTAATGTACTATGCTGgaataatacatttttctgttgctctAAGAAAAGTGATTTGTTAAagtattttgcacatttttctcctctgaagtGGTGAATATTTCTCCACAGAGAAagtgcagaaggagctggatgCTGTTCTGGGTCCTTCCCAGTTAATTTGCTACGAGGATCGGAGAAAACTGCCCTACACAAATGCTGTGGTTCATGAGATCCAGCGCTTCAGCAACATTGTCTTTGTTGGCGTGCCCAGGGTGTGTGTGAGGAACACAACACTGCTGGGATTCCCTGTCAGAAAGGTACAGAcacattttcagcttctgttctttcttcagcagagagacatttcagttttgtaaCTTGTTTTCCATCTATAAACTACTCTCCACTAAACTCAGGAATGTGGTGCCTGGGGAAGAGTTACTATTTGTGGCTCCAGGAACGAAAGAAGTCTTTTACTTAGCATGTAGGTGCTCACACAGCTGATAAGGCCTCTGCCAGGGAAGGCTCAAGCTCCTGCCCATCATCACAACAAGCTCTGTTTGGCAGGGGATGGACTGAGAGGAGAAACTGGTTTGCCAAAGCACTGGTTAAGACATCCCTGCCCAGCTTGGCACTTGGCCAAATACCAACAAGCAACAGTTTTATCCATCAGGCATAAGCTGATGGGTGACAGGCATTAGTAGTTGGAACTGAATCAACAGTTTCTTCTTTGCAGGGCACCATTGTTATACCAAATATAGCATCTGTTCTGTATGaccctgagcagtgggagacACCTCGACAGTTCAACCCTGGCCATTTTCTGGATAAAGAAGGAAATTTCATACCTCGAGAAGCTTTCTTACCATTCTCAGCAGGTAAATGCATTGACAGTTTGAACTGACCTGACAGATGAGAAGATGAATACAGAAGTATGAAATTAGGGTATTTCTTCAGATAACATCTTCTatctctgctgtttgctgttcttAAAGAACATTCCTGGCTTGTTTCTGCCAAAGGAGAAGCTTCTGTGCTGTCAGACCCCAATCTGTTCTTAGGACACTGTGGTGGGAATCCCACTCAAACCCCCGAACCTCTTGGGCTGGCTGCATGCTGCAGTCCTAAACAGGTTTTGTCTGTAATGTTCTTTACACATAGTATTTTCCTGAGAAGTAATTTGTCCTGTGTGTTCTGGAGTTAATCGCAATcccttttaaagaaacaagctgaaaggaaagcagaaggcaTTGATAAACAAAGGATTCAGTTCTTGCTTACAGAACTGAAAACCCAGCTGCAAAAGAAGGAAACGAGGTAACAATACACAGTAATCATAGGTAGCAGTAAAGTTCCTGCTGATGGTTTTTAGTTTGTTCATAGTCACTTAAATGTCCATACAGAAGTGGTTTTCTAATTCAAGTGgcttcttctttccttgtatTTGTCTACTATTTGGAAATGTGAATGTAATACTCACCTTTTCTGCTCATACCATTGGAGCCAAGGAATGGGAATCCTGGGAAATTAACAGTAGGCCTCATGCTTTGCCCATAAAGTGACCAAGCCTCTGTTCAACTGCAAATGCCATTACTAAGTAATTTTGCTCTGCTGATGCTAACTCACTAAAGTATGCGCAAACACCTGGcagattttttgtgtgtggtcCTGAAGTTCAACATCTtctgtgaaagcaaaataatcttctgttaggacaagaaagaaattacGTTGTCACCTCATGGATTTTCACTAAAATCTTCATTTTGTGTCTCCTAACCTAGGACATTGGATGGGATGTTTTTGAGAAGGAATTCACATAGTTTTAGTTCTGTGGCTTTCATGATCCTGTCcttgaacaaaacaaagcaaaaggcaCCTCTGCTTATAACAGGCATGAACTAAGTGAttataaaactggaaaattccTAAATACTCACTgtccttcccctcttccctctgcagggcaCCGGGTGTGTTTGGGGGAGCACTTAGCAAGGACCgagctcttcattttctttgccagCTTGCTGCGGGCGTTCACCTTCCGGCTCCCCGAGGGCGTGAGCAAGATCAGCACTGAGCCCCTTCTGGGGGGCACACTGCAGCCCCACCCCTACAGGGTTTGTGCCATTCCACGCTAGGCTGCAGCAGTCACAGGCCAGCATGAGACAGCTACCTTTACCTCCAGGAATTTCCTCTCAAGTGTATAAACCTCCTTCTGGCTATTGATATTAGTCTATCCCAGAGCTCTTCAGAAAGTGGATGCAAGCCAAGATCCAGactaacaatatttttttttggtctggtCTTCGTAAAAGTCACAGATGTTCTCGCAGGGATCTGGACCATATTCTCCTCTCTGAGAGCAGTTGAAGCCGGATGCTGTGGTTCCCAGCTGAAGCCACGCTGTGTCCCCTTGTCCTAGCCAAGCAGAATCATCCTCATGCACAGTCCTGAGCAAACCTCAGGAAAATTCAACAGAGTATCTCAGCAAGAGCTGAGTAGGTGCCATTTCTGTGAATGGCCTGATGACCTCAAGTAATTTGACTTTGGAAAGCACAGTTTTAAAgctctgttttggttttattgtcCTGAATTTAGCCACTTGAATTTGTCAAcaagttggaaaaaaaccaaacagccaAACCAACACCCAAATCCCAGGAAACACATTAGAATGCATGTGCCTTCACATGTGAATTTGATGTTAAGTATCTCCCACATACTTGGTAAAAAGTCATTCTAAAGTTGAAGAAAGAAACTTAAATTTGGTGTTTACTATCAATGTGTTAGTtagttttttaatgttttttttatttttaatgatgtaGAATCACACCCATTATCAGTTCTGCTTGGATGAGGCGTTGAATGTGAGATGAGAGAGTCACTTTGCCGGTGAGTTTCACTGCTAACTCCATGACAGAGGAATGTAGAGGCTTTGGAATGCAGCCTCTAGGGGCTACCTGAACACTCACATATGCTCCATTTTCTCTGTGCcctttacttttttcattaCAACCCATACCACACTTCCTGGTCTCCATTCAATTTCTTTCAGATCTCCCTCACCCTCTTTCAGTTCCTGCACCCACCTTCCCTTTATCCATATAAACTCTATTTCAGAATTCAGCTTGATATGATGACATCAagcttctctctcctttttttttctgtacaagtATTAGTAGAGGAATTCATGCGGAGCTGAAAACAGTCACCAGTGTGTTTTCAGGAGGAAGCTTGTAAAATCTCATTTACTTGTTCTTTAAGGCTCCAGATTATGGAAAGAAGAGCACAGTAACTATGGAGGGCACACTAGAGGTGACTTAGTGTAAGAAAAGACATAAATGACAATGTAATGCAGGAATTCTAAAATAACTGTTACAGTGCTGCTCATTGGCACTGATTCAATTTGAGAAGAGACTGTTTGAGCACACAGCTGGAGGTGACAGCCAAGCTTAGCTGTAACTCTGTTAAGGTGAAGTGCTAGAGAATTCTTGTATGCAAATCACTTTTGAAAAGGATTCAAATGTTGGAGTTGAGTAGAGCTGCCTGTGAACTCTACTGTAAACTTAGCATCAAATTTGTATTGAGGACCAAAAGCACTTTTATGTTGGAATATAAAGTATTTATAATTAAATCATGGTGGTGCATCTGAACTTCCTGAATTTAAAATGGAGGAGAATGTAACTACAGAAAAGTGAGACCTGACCAGATCCTAGCAAGCCTTGtagtgctggcagtgctctgctccagcacaacCCAGCACTGGCAGGCTTGCAGGGCTAGAAGGGCAATTAGGGCAGCAAGGGCTTTCACAAAGCAATAGCTGTAATAAATAATCCAGCCTGTTACTTCACACAGCATATCAAAGAATGTTCCAGGGCCTACACACTCCTGCTCAGCCTCCTTTCCAGCTTTATCTGTGCTTCTCCTCCACCCTTGTTTGTTTTCGTTTTGGTTTTTGGgagggtttatttgtttggttttttgttttttggggtttttttttgtttgtttgtttgaaaaaacCTTCCATTTAAATCCTATCAATATTTGGTACAACTGCAGGTTACCTCTGATCTGATGTCTGTTGtctatgaattttaaaaacaaatcattcTTGCCTTGGCTGTCACAGGATATTGGTCCTCTGTGCTTGACTTTGGAGAGACTTTGTAGTGCCATTTTATCAAACCCTTACAAGTGATGACTTCATCTCTAACTAGGCaagaaataggagaaaaattccctgggaggaagaaaaaaagaaaaaagaaaagaaaaaaatcctaacctCCAACACCCTTCTACAGGTGGTGCCTCTCCTGTCTTTGCCCACTCCACTTGTCATCTTGCCACTTCCTGAAGAGGCTTAATCTTAAGACCTGTGTGAAGCTGGTTGTGCTCAAGGGCTGGAACAGTGAATCCATTGGGGCTGTTCTCAGTCCCATTGATAGATGGCTTCCCTGTGACCAGGCAGGTCTCAGGAGTGGCATGAGGTGGAAAGAACTCATAATGTGCTGCCACTCCAAGACCCCAGCCACCAGCCCCTACCAGGTGGTACAAAGAAGCACATTTGTTTTTGAAGAGTCTACTGAAAATTTGGCTGAAGAGCAGGAGACCCCCAGCTTTCCCTTTTGGAGACTGAGTTTCCAGACAGTCTTGCACAACAGTTTTGCTGTTCCTGAGCAGGGGAGCCAGTGTGGTGTGTGCAGCCTCTTTTATAGATTAGTCCATGTGGGTCAAGTAGCCAAACTGGGCTAGTGACATGGGTCTGGAAACTTACAGCACCAACTTTACACCCATATATTTCATAAAGATTTGGAGAGGGATGATGGAGGAAGGCAAACAAACTCAGGTAATCTGATAAAATTAACTTTGCTCTTCCTCCACTCCTTTGGGAAGCTTGGGAGGGCTTCCAGTGTGGAAAACAATGCTGTTTCACCTCCTAGAGAATTTTCAGTAACTCTTCAGTTGTAtacctccagctcctggagagaCTGACCTCTGGCAGTGGAGAAATTTGCAGGTTGTAGGGAAAGAGTTGAAGTGATCCCAGGGCACTGGTAAGGGATGACAGCAGACTTATCTCTGGTGGGTTCAACTGATTCCCTAGTCCCCTGGCCACAGTTCTTCCCATTGCTTTCTGGCCCTTTCAAgtgctcttttccttcctgatcTGTCATCACTTGGCTGCCCACAGGTTCCAGCCTCATGGCAGGTGTCTGCCTTACGCCATCAAAGAGTTGCCAGGCTCAAAGGTACACACCCTGCTGCTGATGGCTGCAGTGGTGTAACTTCTTTTAATTGCTGTGATTAACCCTCCACCccatctttttctttattttataactAGTGCCTCAGGTCTCTGAGTTAAGGTAGAACTGTCATCCATAATAATATGGTTTAGAATGTTTTGAAATCAGGTTGCAGGTTTCCATTCCAGGGAAAGATGTGCAACCACTGTGATTCCTTAGGGTAAAAGTGAGTTCATGTCACAGAACTGCAGTagtgctgctttgtttcatATTTGCAGGATAGCAGGAGTGTGTGAATCCAGAAAGCCTAAAATAGTTAATTTTGATGGATATGAAAGAGCTGCCTAGCATTATATGGTGCTCAGCTCTGCTAAGTTACAGTTCAGGAAAGCACTGGCAAGTTGTCTGCCACCCAGATCctctgctaatttttttcttgtgcttttctttctctttcatggTGGGGCTTTCTTGGGTAGCAATATTAGTGCCACAGCCATAAGCAGGCTATACGCCAAACTCCAGGGAAGCTATTTACCCTGGCAAAAGGAGAAAGCAGGCACTGGAGACAAAGACAGCCTTGTGTAAAAGTTTGTAGATTCTGCATCCATCCAGAGATTAAAAGCATCAGCtgattttttcacttctgttcaAATAAGTTGTTTGGgaaactgttttgtttcaaagaacCCGGCTAAACTGTCCGTGTGGATGCTTCATTGTACGACCCAGTGAATCAATGCTGTGTAGTGGGGGAATCTGACATCTATGGGattacattttcaaaaccagaaattatcTGTTGCACCAGTATATGTATTTGGGGAAACTATTTCTGTACTTTTGGGGAAGTCTAGAAACTCTTGGACAAACAGGAAGTGAAAGAACAGGAAATTTTTGCTGTCTCTCCAGTGGAAGATCTGGCAGGTGTCAAATGCAACAAAAAGGGAGATGGGTCAGAAGAGCCAGAGGGGGTTGCACTGCACATGCTGTGTTGGTAATCTGAGCCTCATCATGGGACTTGTACTAAACATCTCTTTCTGTTCAAAAAGCAGTTGGATATATCTTCAGCAGGAAAATTACTTTAGGGTTGTTAAATAACAATACAGTGTTTGGCATTTGTACTGTTCTTACAAACTTTTCTAAGGTATCTGCAATCATGTGCTGTCAGAAACAGGACATGAGACTGGCTGAGTTTTCACCTGACACACCATGGCTGTGTTTGAGTTCTGTAacattcagaattaaaatagtTTCATATTAATCTTCCTCTTGAACATTTATTGTCATTATTATGTCACACTCTTATATTTTCCACTTGAATAACTTCATCTTACTTCAGACACTGCTCTGACCAAGTGCCTACTGAGACACAGCTTGGGAACCTAGAAAAAGATGCTCATCCGAGCAATCGTAATGTTGGAGTATGAGCCAAAATGCACTAAATGCTATTCACTTCTCTCTGATTAAAAGTTTTGCCTCTGGCACTTTTCAAAGCTTAATTCATTCATTTGCTAAATGCCTTCAGGTGAGAAAAATGCACTGTgaacagaaaatctgattttcttcagtactaaaatgaaatttcatgtttaaaaaagaCAGGTAATATGCTAATTGAATTGGTGTTACACACACTTCCTTTAACATATTGTTAAGGAGCCATTTGTCATTGTGTGTGAGATCTGCATTTAAGTCCATGCTGTAAGGGCAGCCTTGAACTGGGAACAGTGGGTAACCCAAGACAAGGAAATCCCTCCCCCTAAAATCCTTTTACAATCCTCACTGGTGATTAAGGAGAGTTGAAGAGTAGAACATGCTTTGCAATGTGACATTTGAAAATGATTCTAAACTCCTTGCAGAActcttagaggaaaaaaaggagtttatGGGTCTGGTTGaacataaaaatgaagacaCAATGTGGAAAATAATTCATAGAATAGACAAATGTGGGCacaagaaaacacaggaaaaatagtCCTAAATTATCTGGGTCATTCTCCAGGATGCTCTGAGGAGCCACTAAAGATCTGTATGAATTATCTGTTAAGGTGATTTCACAGAACTCATATGAGCTGGAGCAAATCACTGGCTTTATAGGCACATGGAAACATATCTTATAGAAATGCATAACAAATTGTGGGTTTCACTATAGATTTCTCCTTGCTTCAGAGACATCCACAGGAAATAAAGcaatcaaatttaaaaacacagcagctaTGAATCCTATCTTTTAGACTGAatcaaaaggattttaaaattttctttctccgTGTACTGAGTGGAATAATAATTTAGATGAAATTTCCATTCAAAATAGCTTTTACAATTTCCCCCTCGGGGAAAGAGGGAAGTCTCAGTAGGAGCTGAAAGACTACAGTGCACTAAGTGAGAAATAGCTGGTAGGAAAGTGTCATATATTAAACAAATTTCATCTCAGCAGCCGCTGCCCTGCTGAAGgttccagaaaagaaaaattacaaggAGTGAAGCAAAAtggtgggaaggagaaaaacctcTTTCCTACTGCTGGAGTAAAAGGAGTTCAGCTTTTGTCCTGATAAGCACTGAGCACAGACAGGGAGCAGCAAAGAGTCAAGGGAGCattcagcagctcctgttttaatttcctcagctgcagtgtcacagctgtgctgggaaaaggagaCCAGACCCCCTgagccagctcctctccccatGACTGAAAAGAGGCTGTGCTGGCTTCAGATAGCACCACAGCCAACACAACATCAGCAGGAAGTTATACAACTTGGAACTTAAAGTAGCTAGCAgataaatgataaaataatcaaaagatGCCATGTAAATAAGGGGTGTTATATGTGGAGTAATGCTGTATCTGTAGCTTACTCTTGTGAAAACAAATGTCACTGCCAGAGCCCATGGAAAAGAGTGTGGATTTAGGGGAACCTTCCAAGCCTGAGAGGGAACAAAAATGGAATGTTTGTGACTCAGCCAAAAGCCAGTTaagaaagcagtattttcacCCTCAGGGAACAATTAAGTCAATTTGAAAACTTTTAGTTTATTGCTCCAAGCAGAGGCAGGCTAATGGGGAGATTTCCAAGTtcaaaaaaagttacagaaataaaGTGGTATGATATTTAGCAGTACTGAACTTCTAAAGAAATTATGTTTGActtatatattaatatatttttggaTTATTAATccaaatacagatttatttaaGCCTCTCTCCTTAAAAAATACCAGCCTAAATCATGCCAACTGACCTACCTTTATTTTGTCATATTTGATGGTAACCCATACAGTCACTGGTACATTTCAGTGATGGTCTCACTCTTCCCCAGCCCATTATTCCTTAAGACCTATTGCTCTGTAGTGTGATCTTACAAGTAAGAAATTTTCTCCATAATgaggaaaaaggagacagaTGACTTCAGGCTTTCATGGAGTGGCCTGGATACTCAAACTGGTAGAGCAGGGGAAAACGACTGGCAACTTTGGCATTCAACAATGTGTGTGTTTTGTCTTCAGGGACACAATCCAGCACCTTAAGTCAGACAATCAGGGGTGTTTCatatataatattttctctAATGCAAATGTTGCTAGTTTGCAAAAACCATGAACACCTTTAGAGGTAAAGTCATATGATCTGGAAGAGGGGCCATGTCAtcctgggagaggagaaatCAGATTACCCAGAATTGAATGATTCTCTAATGAGGAAGATGGTTTCCAGGGAAAGAAATCAACATGCCACAGGGGGGGGATGTGCATGTCCtagaaaaatacagacaagggttttttttgtagtcACACACCTTAGGTGTTTTGGATGTTTCCTAATGGTGCTTTAGCCATGTATTTCTAAATGCTTCTAATCAGTGTCCTGAAACTGAACTATCAACATGATGTCAAAACACAGCTATTGGAAAAATTAAGTAGTAGATCTTACAGCCAAAATATATCTTGGATACTTCAATATGTTGAGATCTTCTCAAGAAGGTTTTCACTTGTCAGGAGCTTGCATGTTTTGCACGTTCTTTGGTAAAGAAGGAACACACAACTGCTACATTTTCTAGGGTCACCAGGGGCTCTGTCCTGCAGGATGGCATGGAAGGACAGTGGTGGGGGAATGGGACTCTATGAACTTGTCCTAAAACGATCACTGATATAAGAAAATCCCATGAAGTATTCTGAGTTCAGCAGATCAGCAGATCTCTAAAAGAAACATCTGCCATTGAAAGACTTCCAGCCTGATCCTTTGCTATCattcaaaacactttttaacACTGCCTATGAGACAGGGTGTTTTTTAAGCATGAAGAGACAGAAACTTATAAGACACTTCTACTTTCTACTGCTCTTCACATTTATTTGGTTTGGAAAATCAGAGATTCTGCAAACTATTGTTGGCTGAAGTCATCTGGAGCTGATGACTGTATATGTTGTAATGTTGGCTGTACTCTAAACTCACCCCTCTCTTGCCTGAAGATTAAAGGCAACCCCAGCTCTGCAATATGATGAGGACAACCTGGTCTGGGTTCTCCACAGCCTCTTTTTGGCAGGAACAGAAACCGCAGGGACCACTTCGCACTGGGCACTGCTCCATATTTTGACTTATTCCAGAAAAGATGGGAGACTAATGAGGTCACATGCAAAACGGCTTGGATTGTGCTTTCCCAGAGAACACACCAAGGTCAGCACAAAGGTAAACACTTCTAAAACTGCATCCAGTTGGAAATTCATACTCTCTGTGAGCTGACAAACACACCTGATTTATTGAGAATCATGGACTCACCCAGGCCCTTTAGCTTCATCTTGCTGCCTTGCACCTTGGCAAGAAGTACCCACTCTTCCTTTCCGTGAGAGTCAGGATGAAAGCAGAGGGAGCCGGGCACACAACAAGCCTGTGTAAGATAACTGGAGAGTACAATGTCTCTGCAACTGTGCTGTGAGCTCAACCAGTTCCCCAGGCCTCTCCCAGGGTGGTCCTGATGAGACAACAGTGTTGAAAAATTGCACATTCACTGAGAGAGGGGAAACTCCCATCCTTAATATACAGCTGCAACATGGGATCAAAGGAATACCTTCCTTACAGGCCACCACTGTCCTTCACCAGTACAGCCTGTTCCAAGCAGTGGCAGACCCCCTGAATGTCCTGCAGATTCCCGATGCTGAAAATTCTCGCTCAGAGAAAGGTTTTATTCCGGGGAGAAAACTGGCAACTCCTGGGCTCTTGAGAAGTATTTTGCAATGCTTCATTGTCTTCCACAATGTTTCTGAGGAATAACAAATTCATTagatttgttttcagtcttccaTAAAGTTCTCCCATTATTATGTCTCTCCATTCCTGAGCCATCCGTACACTTTATACCTGCAAAATCTTATTAGGGCATTAGCTGAGGATGTTTTAGTGCATTAGGAGGAAACAATCACCAGAGAGTGTAATGTAATTTCT encodes the following:
- the LOC104687966 gene encoding cytochrome P450 2J6-like isoform X2, with product MLTITQSLIGLIIFLLIVEFFRLRKACKQFPPGPTPLPLLGNLVHLNFQFHRDLLMELAKTHGNMYTLWFGWVPVVILNGFEAVKDGMTTHPEDVSGRLVSPFFRALAKGKGIILASGRSWKQQRRFGIMTLRNLGMGKKGLEHRVQEEASHLVELFVNLKGRPVDPSFPLFHSISNVICAVVFGYHFSDEDKTFHELIRATEQIFRFAGSFVHQSKEGAKPKYDEENLVYVINDLFLGGSETSSTTLYWGLLYMVVNPDIQEKVQKELDAVLGPSQLICYEDRRKLPYTNAVVHEIQRFSNIVFVGVPRVCVRNTTLLGFPVRKGTIVIPNIASVLYDPEQWETPRQFNPGHFLDKEGNFIPREAFLPFSAGHRVCLGEHLARTELFIFFASLLRAFTFRLPEGVSKISTEPLLGGTLQPHPYRVCAIPR